Proteins from a genomic interval of Motacilla alba alba isolate MOTALB_02 chromosome 11, Motacilla_alba_V1.0_pri, whole genome shotgun sequence:
- the KCNG4 gene encoding potassium voltage-gated channel subfamily G member 4, with product MPILSRGSDQDYSNISYNSCNSLSHFLPICVETPSVKGVHYQRARRIYHPDQVSAVDLKTEIMINVGGIKYLLPWSTLDEFPLTRLSKLKLCSSYEEIIQLCDDYDEDTHEFFFDRNPNAFGMIVSFLAAGKLMLLRDMCALSFQEELRYWGIEESNLENCCFRKLFQKLQELAEIRKEEERLRSKEASCVLDEKTRFGQFMNRLRDMVENPQSGLPGKVFACLSILFVATTAVSLCVSTMPDLRAEEDRGECSQKCYYIFVIETICVAWFSLEFCLRFIQARSKCQFFKGPLNIIDFLAISPYYASLIFSEDDSSEEEDRPSSNTYLEKVGLVLRVLRALRILYVMRLARHSLGLQTLGLTVRKCTREFGLLLLFLCVAVTLFSPLVYLAENESGRVLEFTSIPASYWWAIISMTTVGYGDMVPRSVPGQMVALSSILSGILIMSFPATSIFHTFSHSYSELRKEHERLQSRLSRAKSANRSGESDTFNETDSLILEGQASPIKYIYTGN from the exons ATGCCTATTCTCTCCAGAGGCAGTGACCAAGACTATAGCAACATTAGCTACAACTCCTGCAATTCCTTGAGCCACTTCCTTCCCATCTGCGTGGAAACCCCTTCTGTCAAGGGGGTCCATTACCAGAGAGCCAGGAGGATTTACCATCCTGACCAAGTGTCTGCAGTCGATCTGAAGACAGAGATCATGATCAACGTTGGGGGCATCAAGTACCTGCTGCCTTGGAGTACTTTGGACGAGTTTCCCCTGACCAGACTGAGCAAACtgaagctctgcagcagctaTGAAGAAATCATCCAGCTGTGTGACGATTACGATGAGGACACCCACGAGTTCTTCTTTGACAGGAACCCCAACGCTTTCGGGATGATTGTCAGCTTCCTAGCGGCAGGGAAGCTGATGCTCTTGAGAGACATGTGTGCCTTGTCtttccaggaggagctgaggtACTGGGGCATTGAGGAATCCAACCTGGAGAACTGCTGCTTTCGGAAGCTCTTCcagaagctgcaggagctggccgAGATCCGCAAGGAAGAGGAGCGCCTTAGGAGCAAGGAAGCTTCGTGTGTGTTGGATGAGAAAACCAGATTTGGGCAGTTCATGAACAGACTCAGAGATATGGTGGAAAATCCCCAGTCAGGACTGCCAGGCAAAGTCTTTGCTTGTCTCTCCATCCTCTTTGTGGCCACCACAGCTGTCAGCCTTTGTGTGAGCACAATGCCAGACTTAAGAGCTGAAGAAGACAGG GGTGAGTGTTCCCAGAAGTGCTATTACATCTTCGTCATCGAGACCATCTGCGTGGCTTGGTTCTCCCTGGAGTTCTGCCTCCGCTTCATCCAGGCCAGGAGCAAGTGTCAGTTCTTCAAAGGACCCCTGAACATCATTGACTTCTTGGCCATTTCCCCTTACTACGCCTCCCTCATCTTCTCCGAGGACGACTCCAGCGAGGAGGAGGACAGGCCGAGCAGCAACACGTACCTGGAGAAGGTGGGCTTGGTGCTACGGGTTTTACGTGCCTTGAGGATCCTGTACGTCATGCGCCTTGCCCGCCACTCCCTGGGCCTGCAGACCCTGGGCCTCACCGTGCGCAAGTGCACGCGGGAATtcgggctgctgctgctcttcctgtgcGTGGCCGTCACCCTCTTCTCCCCCCTGGTGTACCTGGCTGAGAACGAGTCGGGCAGGGTGCTGGAATTCACCAGCATCCCCGCCTCCTACTGGTGGGCCATCATCTCCATGACCACCGTGGGCTACGGGGACATGGTGCCACGCAGCGTGCCGGGCCAGATGGTGGCTCTGAGCAGCATCCTCAGCGGGATCCTCATCATGTCCTTCCCCGCAACCTCGATATTCCACACCTTCTCCCACTCCTACTCCGAGCTGCGCAAGGAGCACGAGCGGCTGCAGTCGCGGCTGAGCCGAGCCAAGAGCGCCAACCGCTCCGGGGAAAGCGACACCTTCAACGAGACGGACAGCCTGATCCTGGAGGGGCAGGCCTCCCCCATCAAATACATCTACACGGGGAACTGA